In Solanum stenotomum isolate F172 chromosome 6, ASM1918654v1, whole genome shotgun sequence, one DNA window encodes the following:
- the LOC125867932 gene encoding uncharacterized protein LOC125867932, with translation MGEKQKLKEKEKIKKQKHKHPNDESPKPTSDFTFKPISDVKGLRFGGQFIVKSFTIRRARPLELLRILSLSPPSTTTKNYSFTSTTAYLPTNFTILAHHAWHTLTLGLGTKKSKVVLFVFESEKMKSEIDRVWPVEIPLGEVNKKMIRGLTGTEMARFKFRKGCITFYVYAVRRIGDLGFTCAEDLKLILQSVVALKDFFDHTAMLAMPNQRSINYPPEIQQMGIAH, from the coding sequence ATGGGAGAAAAGCAAAAGcttaaagagaaagagaaaatcaaGAAGCAAAAACACAAACACCCAAATGATGAATCTCCAAAACCCACTTCAGATTTCACTTTTAAACCCATTTCCGATGTTAAAGGTCTTCGATTCGGCGGTCAATTCATCGTTAAATCCTTCACAATCCGCCGTGCACGGCCATTAGAACTCCTCCGTATCCTCTCCCTTTCTCCGCCGTCAACAACAACCAAAAACTACAGTTTCACTTCAACTACAGCTTATTTACCCACAAATTTCACAATCTTAGCTCATCATGCTTGGCATACACTAACATTGGGTCTCGGAACGAAGAAATCGAAGGTGGTTTTGTTTGTTTTCGAATCGGAGAAAATGAAATCGGAAATCGACCGGGTTTGGCCGGTGGAGATTCCGTTAGGTGAAGTGAATAAGAAGATGATTCGAGGTTTAACAGGTACTGAAATGGCGAGATTTAAGTTTAGGAAAGGATGTATAACTTTTTATGTTTATGCTGTAAGAAGAATTGGGGATTTAGGGTTTACTTGTGCTGAAGATCTGAAATTGATTTTGCAATCGGTTGTTGCACTCAAAGATTTCTTCGATCATACTGCTATGTTAGCTATGCCGAATCAGAGAAGTATCAATTATCCACCTGAGATTCAACAAATGGGAATAGCTCATTag